The Gopherus flavomarginatus isolate rGopFla2 chromosome 4, rGopFla2.mat.asm, whole genome shotgun sequence genomic interval GGGACAAAGGCACTCAGGATTTTCATACATCACAAGAAGGGTGTGTTCCAGACCCATCAGGTAAGGAACCCCTGCCCCCTGGCCTGGAGCAGGCAGATAGCTTTGGGAAGGGCCCCACACCCTGGGAGTGCCCTGCTCACCCACTGGGACAAGATATTAGCTCCTTCCCCAAGCAGGAGTTGCTGTTTTGGGATGTCAGGCCTCACAGCTGAGGCTAGGGGAGAGCTGTACAACCAGAAAAACAATAGGAAATattctccccagcctggggcacaGCTGCCAGAGCAGGGACCTTGAACCAAGATGGTGAAGGAGGGCAAAGGCCCAAGATACCAGCCTGGAATCAGCGATAGTTCCCTGGTACCACAGCACCCACAGGTCCCCATCCACCTCAGACCAGCACCAAAGCCAGAGGAAGATGCTCAATCCCCAACAAGGTGGAGTGAGGGAAAACCTAGGATATAGCCTGCCTGGAGGCAAACCAAACCGATCCAGTCATCTGGCCTCTACTCAACCCCATCCAGGCTGCTAGCCTTGAACAGAGGGACAAGACCAGACCTGCTTTAATGCTGGTTGTGATCCTGGCAAGGATCCATCTCACCTGCTGCTCGGATGTACTGCGCTCCTTTCCCAGGGTGGCTTTCCAGGTTATTGATCAGGGTCCCCACAGGCAGAGCTCCCAATGGGTACGCATCCCCCTCACTGGCAGAGACTGAAAGACAAAGCCCCGTCAGTGTGCTAGCACCAAGTCTGCTGATCACAGCGACTCCAGGGAGACGTAAATGGGGCTTCTCCAGCTCCCAATCCCAGCAGAAGGCCCCAAAGTAACTTCCCACCCGGCCTAACCCCTCACTCCATGGGGGGCCAGCACAGGCTCCAGGGCAATGTCTTGGTTTGGGTTTTTGCCTCGCCCTCAGGACAGGCTCTCACAGCAGGCTGAGAACATCTGAAGTTCCCCAACCATCATTCAACATTTCCCCTCTGAGATTGTTCTCCCAACCCCCCTGTAGCCCTGCATCAGAGGGTCCTGCCTGGTGTCCCAGAGAGCTGGCTGCACATGGGCGGCTGGCTCCTTCCAGCTGACACCATACCCAAAGCAGCTACAAGTCCCACTGTAGATGGACTGATGTGGTGTGAGCCTGAGGAAGGGTCTCTATGGAGATGTGCTGCACTAAGTGAGCTTGAGCAGCTATGCCCCATGCAGGCATGGCCAGCATCTTTCCCCATGGCAGATGCTGTTCTGAAGCTTGCAAGAGGCAGCAGTGCAGCCCCTGCCAAGGGGAGCCAGGCCCTTTGCCCTAGGATTCACCCAGAGCAGCCTGCCCAAGCTCACCTGCCATCCTGCCTATGTGCCCCGAGGTTTTGAGGAGGTCGCCAGGCTGCATGTTTTCTGTTGCAATGATCCAGCGCTTCTGCTTGCCGCCAGCCACCAGGGCAATATCAGCCGACCTGCCACAGACAAAGAGGAGCTCTGTGAGGGCACTGGGGTAGGGAGAGCAGCAAGATTATCAGCCTCACACCTGGCTCCCACAGCGTGACAAAGCTATACCGTTTACCATGGGCCCCACAGTGCCTCCCACCCCACACAGGGCAGCCTGGCCCATGCACCGTCCCCCTCACACCCACATGTGGCCCCACACCCCTGACACGTCCCCAAGCAAAAACCTGACCCACACTCCTCACTGCCGCTCACCTGCAGGGGTCGTACCGGACCTGGATCACCTTCTCCTCATAGGGGCCTGACTCAGCCCCAGATACATAGCGCAGCCGCTGGAAGTCAATCATGCGGTAGCGCTGCTTGTGCCCCCCGCCGATCCCATGCACAGCGATACGACCTGCACAGACAGCCAGAGTCAGACAGCCATCCTTGAGCCAGTTCCATCCACTCCTGGGCCCTGACCCAACTCCTCAGGAAGCAACCACCCCTCAGCTCCCTCAGGAGATACTGACTCCTGTCCAGGTGCCAGATGTGCCATCTCCTGCATCCATCCACACACCTGCTCTGTTTATGGAAGGAGGTATCTGGCCACACTGGGTCATTCTAAGCCCCCAGCATAGCTTCCTGCAGCTCACGTCCCAGCATGGCCTAGAGATGCTAACGGTGTACCTGGGCTGCATGCAGGAAGCGTGGGCTCCACAAacaagacaaagccctgaagagCAGACCCTTCCTGGCCCCACAGCATGGATCTTGGGCCATTAACTTCTCTGCTTCCTCTGTTGCCCCCCCAGATGAATGGGGTCCCTTGAGTGTAACCCTGAAGTCTGTTCTCACTCAGCTGCCCCAGTCTGGTGGGTTGCAGGGAATCTGCGCTCCAGACATACCTGTGTGATCACGGCCACCGGTCTTTTTCATGCCAATGGGCCTGGTGGTGTATTTGATCCTGCATTTCCACATGGGGTTGTTGGTGGAGAGGCTGGACGAGGTGCTGAACCCATGGCACGCAGGGAGGAGGTTCCCCCCAAGGCAGACCAGCCTGGGATGTTGGGCTATCTGGGAAATCCAAAACAGACAACATGAAACGCCGAGAGCAGAGCCGTCCAGCCGCAGGTTGCAAGTGGCGGGGACTTACAAGCGCTACAGCAGACGTGGGGCGAGCTTGCCACGCGGGCCCCTTCCCGAGCCCACCGCACTCCGGCCAGGCTGCAGACGGGCTCGGCatgctgcacacacaccccctccctccttccctcggCGGAAGGGCCGCGGGCCGGTACCTGCGGGAGGCTCGGGGCGGAGGGCAGCCGCAGGGCCCCTAAGGCCCGAGTCAGGCTCGACACGGCCATCGCGGCAGCACTGCGCCTGCGCAGAGCCGAGCGGAGCCAGCACGGAACGCGGCCCACACCtcgctgcccctcctccccccctgcgCGCGCACTACCCGGGGCGGGGCTCGCCTCACGCCACACTCTGGGGCACGGGAGGCCTCACTCCCAGCACGgcccccccccacgctccccGGCCCCGGCTGAGCATGCGCGCCCGGcccgagggggcggggccagggaggACCCGCCCCCAGCCACAGAGCCCGGGGCGGGGCGTGTCTTGACTCCGCCCCCCGAGCCAGTCCTGATCCGCTgctctgagcacagggccccggtccccccagctgggccaaggctggTGGCGCACCGCGCCGGTCCGAGAAACGCCTGTCCGGGTTGGAGCGGTGTGGAGAGTGACTGAAGGCTAAACAAGCCTTGGAGCCAGGCTATTGTCTCCAAACCAAGCCTGGCACATCCAGGGAAATGACAGTGAAGCTCACACTCTGTGCCCTCGATCCTGGGCTAGGAATGCACCCCTAAGGATCCGCACAGCCTTACAACCATCCCCTCTAATAACCAGACCATTTTGATGGCGGTATTTTAGCATATGGCTACACTGCCAAggagagggtgaccagacagcaagtgtgaaaaattgggatgttgtgaggggtaataggagtctatataagaaaaagacccaaaaatctgtataaaatcaggacatctggtcaccctagccaagGAAAACCTGCCGCGctcagtctcagagcccaggttgaTTGACGGGctcacagagcttgggctgcagggctaaaaccAGCAGTGTAACTCTTcaggcccaggctctgaaacccagcgagaggggagggtctctgagcccaggctccagcaagaGCCCACACATCTACACTGCTAGGGTTAGCCCCAGAGCTAGATTCTGAGATGGGGCCATGGGTTTGTCTTTGCACCGTAGATGTACCCTAAAGGTTTGTGTGATCTCAGATTAGATTAGAGTCATTTTTAACTACACATTGAATTATTTACATCTTCCCTGCTCATGGTGTCACTATAAGAAGATTTAAGGGTGTTTGGTTATCATCTAACTGTGCTTTTCCAAACCTTAACTTGTTTGGTTTGGGGATAATTACAACGTCCCTGTAATGCTTTTTGCCCTAAATTACTATTACATATTCTTAACACTAATTCAATTTTAAGATCATGTTTGTATGGTTGTTTGTTAAATTACAACACTGCACATGAGCCCTAACCAAGAAACCCCAAGAGAAAGAGAATGCTCCCATGGGGCATTTCCAATGATTTGAAGATTTCCAGTatcaactttatttttattttgttgaatgCTAACTTTTCAGCACAGATTCTCTCATGCACCagagcactccagacaggaaagATGGGTCTACAGCGGCTCTGCATTGCCAGAGCACACTGATGAATCTGGCCAGTAATCTGTAATCGACAGTCACGGTTGGTTCTTTGATGGCTGTTAGTGAGATCAATGCTATGTGAAAAGAAAGAAGGGAGAACCCCGGCCCTAAGTCCCACTGTGTCTGTGTTCACCAGTGCTCATCTCACTTcccctgcctgtgctgcctgAACGTGCAGTGGAGCcacagggcatggctacacttgcagatgtagagtgctttgagttaaaccaactttcgtagagtgcagtagggaaagcgctgcagtctgtccacactggcagCTTCAAGCACattggtgtggccacatttgcggcacttgcagcggcacattttgggcagctatcccagcatgcaagtgactgcaacgtgcttttcaaattggggggatggggtggagtgtgtTAGTCCATTGTTAAGATAATTCAAGATAAAGAAAAGATACATAATTTCTTAAAAGGATCCAGTTCTTAAGTAACTTTGACCTGTAAATTTTTAGAAAACTCATTCTGTGTCCTCTAAACGGCTGTAAGTTTAAGGAGGAAATGCTGTGCTTTTCATACAGAATAAAGAGGTTGACTCCCTTCTTTAAGTGCAGTTTGAAAGTCAACCTTGAGTCACACCCTCTGTAATTCCCCTAATTAGTATTTTTCCTGTGGTTGGGGCGGGGAGTCTTGCTTGGTCTGG includes:
- the MRPL2 gene encoding 39S ribosomal protein L2, mitochondrial → MAVSSLTRALGALRLPSAPSLPQIAQHPRLVCLGGNLLPACHGFSTSSSLSTNNPMWKCRIKYTTRPIGMKKTGGRDHTGRIAVHGIGGGHKQRYRMIDFQRLRYVSGAESGPYEEKVIQVRYDPCRSADIALVAGGKQKRWIIATENMQPGDLLKTSGHIGRMAVSASEGDAYPLGALPVGTLINNLESHPGKGAQYIRAAGTCGVLLRKVNGTAIVQLPSKRHIQVLETCMATVGRVSNIDHNKRIIGKAGRNRWLGKRPRSGLWHRKGGWAGRKIKPLPPMKSYVNLPTAAARA